One Pseudomonas fluorescens genomic region harbors:
- the pgaB gene encoding poly-beta-1,6-N-acetyl-D-glucosamine N-deacetylase PgaB yields MPFISRFILLLGALLISACAQQAPAFAPPSERPVADSEQAWPKNQVLGIAYHDVEDRDPDQAVVAVRTERMIEQLAWLRENGYKPVTVDQIMAARKGGPELPAKAVLLSFDDGYASFYTRVLPVLRAYNWHALLAPVGTWIDTPLNQPVDFAGTPRKRSDFLTWDQVREISRSGLVEIAAHTDANHKGILANPQGNLQPAAATRRYDPVTKSYESEADFQARIRSDVKNISEKIRKVTGYKPRVWVWPYGTADGTSLTVVGEEGYEMALTLDDGLDTLDNLMSSPRFLVASDPDGTHFANSIVSVQAQSAMRVVHVDLDNVYDPDPAQQDINLGKLVQRMADLGANTVFLQAFADPKGDGLVHSLYFPNRHLPVRADLFDRVAWQLRTRAHVKVYAWMPVLSFELDAKLPRVTRWDPKTGTTSVDPKQYKRLSPFNPEVRKIIGEIYEDLARLTSVDGILYHDDAVLSDFEDATSDALKAYAAQGLPGTVAALRDDPAAMQRWTRFKSRYLIDFTNELTAKVRAIRGPQVLTARNIFAEPMLNPESEAWFAQNLDDFLATYDWTAPMAMPLMEKQTQAQSGPWLEALVATVKKRPGALNRTVFELQARDWNKKDQADIDAAHLADWMGRLKRQGATSFGYYPDNFLDNLPDLKTVRPALSNKWNP; encoded by the coding sequence ATGCCTTTTATCTCGCGTTTCATCCTTCTGCTGGGAGCGCTGCTGATCAGCGCCTGCGCCCAGCAAGCCCCGGCCTTCGCGCCGCCTTCCGAGCGCCCGGTCGCGGACAGCGAACAAGCGTGGCCGAAAAACCAGGTGCTCGGCATCGCCTATCACGATGTCGAGGACCGCGATCCCGATCAGGCCGTGGTGGCGGTACGCACCGAGCGCATGATCGAGCAACTCGCCTGGCTGCGCGAGAACGGCTACAAACCGGTGACCGTCGACCAGATCATGGCCGCGCGCAAGGGCGGCCCGGAGCTACCGGCGAAAGCGGTATTGCTCAGCTTCGACGACGGTTATGCGAGCTTCTACACCCGTGTGCTGCCGGTATTGCGCGCCTATAACTGGCATGCCTTGCTGGCGCCGGTCGGCACCTGGATCGACACGCCGCTGAATCAGCCGGTGGATTTTGCCGGTACGCCGCGCAAGCGTTCGGACTTCCTCACCTGGGATCAGGTACGCGAAATTTCCAGATCCGGTTTGGTGGAAATCGCCGCGCACACCGACGCCAACCACAAAGGCATTCTGGCCAACCCGCAGGGCAACCTGCAGCCGGCGGCCGCCACCCGGCGTTATGACCCGGTGACGAAAAGTTACGAATCCGAAGCCGATTTCCAGGCGCGGATTCGTAGCGACGTGAAGAATATCTCGGAAAAAATCCGCAAGGTCACCGGTTACAAGCCGCGTGTCTGGGTCTGGCCTTACGGCACCGCTGACGGTACGTCGCTGACGGTGGTTGGCGAGGAGGGCTATGAAATGGCCCTGACTCTCGACGACGGCCTCGACACCCTCGACAACCTGATGAGCAGCCCGCGCTTTCTCGTCGCGTCCGACCCTGACGGCACCCACTTCGCCAACAGCATCGTTTCGGTGCAAGCCCAATCGGCCATGCGCGTGGTCCACGTCGATCTGGACAACGTCTACGATCCGGACCCGGCGCAACAGGACATCAACCTCGGCAAACTCGTGCAGCGCATGGCTGACCTGGGCGCCAACACGGTGTTCCTGCAAGCGTTCGCCGATCCGAAGGGCGATGGGCTGGTGCATTCGCTGTACTTCCCTAATCGCCACCTGCCGGTACGCGCCGACCTGTTCGACCGTGTCGCCTGGCAACTGCGCACCCGTGCTCACGTGAAGGTGTATGCGTGGATGCCGGTGCTGAGTTTCGAACTCGATGCGAAGCTGCCACGCGTCACCCGTTGGGACCCGAAAACCGGTACCACGTCGGTCGACCCGAAGCAGTACAAACGCCTGTCACCGTTTAACCCCGAAGTGCGCAAAATCATCGGTGAAATCTACGAGGACCTGGCGCGCCTGACGTCGGTCGACGGCATTCTGTATCACGACGATGCAGTGCTGTCGGATTTCGAAGATGCCACTTCCGATGCTTTGAAAGCCTACGCCGCGCAAGGCTTGCCGGGCACGGTCGCTGCGCTGCGCGACGATCCGGCGGCCATGCAGCGCTGGACGCGTTTCAAGAGCCGTTACCTGATCGACTTCACCAACGAACTCACCGCCAAGGTCCGTGCGATTCGCGGCCCGCAGGTGCTGACCGCACGCAACATCTTCGCCGAGCCGATGCTCAATCCGGAAAGTGAAGCGTGGTTCGCGCAGAACCTTGACGACTTCCTCGCCACCTACGACTGGACGGCGCCGATGGCCATGCCGCTGATGGAAAAACAGACTCAGGCGCAGTCCGGCCCTTGGCTCGAAGCGTTGGTCGCCACGGTGAAGAAACGTCCCGGTGCGCTCAATCGCACGGTGTTCGAATTGCAGGCGCGCGACTGGAACAAAAAGGATCAGGCCGATATCGATGCCGCGCATTTGGCCGACTGGATGGGCCGTCTCAAGCGTCAGGGTGCGACCAGCTTCGGTTATTACCCGGACAACTTCCTCGACAACCTGCCAGACCTGAAAACCGTAAGGCCTGCACTCTCCAACAAATGGAACCCATGA
- the pgaC gene encoding poly-beta-1,6-N-acetyl-D-glucosamine synthase: protein MLDRLFALLVLALVLGVPLGLIFLVTGQFLMDFVFFYPLFMSGLWIAGGLYFWLHWERHWPWQDDTLPPPLEGEPLISILIPCYNEGDNAADTIHAALAQHYPNIEVIAINDGSKDNTAAVLDALAKEDPRLRVLHLAENQGKAVALRMGAIAARSEYLVCIDGDALLAPNTAAYLVAPMLDNARLGAVTGNPRIRTRSTLVGRVQVGEFSSIIGLIKRTQRVFGRIFTVSGVIVAFRRTALNRVGYWSPDMITEDIDISWKLQLDHWSIFYEPRALCWILMPETLGGLWKQRLRWAQGGAEVLFKNIRGIWQYRHRYLWPLLFEYCLSTGWAFTFLLSVIFWAVGKFVVMPEAIAVDHLMPPAFTGLLLAFVCLVQFAVSIIIDRRYEPGLGKTMFWVVWYPIAFWLVSLLTTLVSFPKVLFGQHQKRARWVSPDRGIKPIGDDTEEVIK, encoded by the coding sequence ATGCTGGATAGACTGTTTGCCCTGCTTGTTCTGGCGCTCGTCCTCGGCGTGCCGCTGGGCCTGATTTTCCTCGTGACCGGGCAGTTCCTGATGGACTTCGTGTTCTTCTACCCACTGTTCATGTCCGGGTTGTGGATTGCCGGCGGCCTGTATTTCTGGCTGCACTGGGAGCGTCACTGGCCGTGGCAGGACGACACGCTGCCGCCACCGCTGGAAGGCGAGCCGCTGATCTCGATCCTGATTCCTTGCTACAACGAAGGCGACAACGCCGCTGACACCATCCATGCGGCGCTGGCCCAGCATTATCCGAACATCGAAGTCATCGCGATAAACGATGGTTCCAAGGACAACACCGCCGCAGTCCTCGATGCGCTGGCCAAGGAAGATCCGCGTCTGCGCGTGCTGCACCTGGCGGAAAACCAGGGCAAAGCCGTCGCTCTGCGCATGGGCGCCATTGCTGCGCGCAGTGAATATCTGGTGTGCATTGACGGTGACGCGCTACTGGCGCCGAACACCGCAGCTTATCTGGTAGCGCCGATGCTCGATAATGCGCGTCTCGGTGCGGTGACCGGCAACCCGCGCATTCGTACGCGTTCGACACTGGTCGGGCGAGTGCAGGTGGGTGAATTCTCATCGATCATCGGTTTGATCAAACGCACGCAACGCGTGTTCGGGCGGATCTTCACCGTGTCTGGCGTGATCGTCGCGTTCCGCCGTACGGCGCTGAACCGGGTCGGTTACTGGAGCCCGGACATGATCACCGAAGACATCGACATCAGCTGGAAGCTGCAACTGGATCACTGGAGCATCTTTTACGAACCGCGCGCACTGTGCTGGATTCTCATGCCGGAAACCCTCGGCGGCCTGTGGAAGCAGCGTCTGCGCTGGGCCCAGGGCGGCGCCGAAGTGCTGTTCAAGAATATTCGCGGCATCTGGCAGTACCGCCACCGGTACCTGTGGCCTCTGCTGTTCGAATACTGCCTGTCGACCGGTTGGGCTTTCACCTTCCTGTTGTCGGTGATTTTCTGGGCCGTCGGCAAGTTCGTGGTCATGCCGGAAGCCATCGCCGTGGATCACCTGATGCCGCCGGCGTTTACCGGACTGTTGCTGGCCTTTGTCTGCCTCGTGCAATTCGCGGTGAGCATCATCATTGACCGCCGCTACGAGCCGGGGCTGGGCAAAACCATGTTCTGGGTGGTCTGGTATCCGATTGCGTTCTGGCTCGTCAGCCTGCTGACCACCCTGGTCAGCTTCCCCAAAGTGTTGTTCGGTCAACATCAGAAACGCGCGCGCTGGGTCAGTCCCGACCGGGGCATCAAGCCGATCGGCGACGATACAGAGGAGGTGATCAAATGA
- the pgaD gene encoding poly-beta-1,6-N-acetyl-D-glucosamine biosynthesis protein PgaD: protein MKIIRTRQRPFLVVVDVILTVVAWVGLLYLLFRGLWPLFASQVSESAIDNSAFDALGTLEIYLWVALVNALILIGWARYQQRKSRSFAQRRLPSPVIDDAGLSKSFKLSDDRFQKLRTPGVMTIHNDQEGDISNVVTHFWPLQLESLPPPLAPLEHPRVIFLHADEGDNREPLPR from the coding sequence ATGAAAATCATCCGGACCCGCCAACGACCCTTTCTGGTCGTGGTCGATGTGATTCTCACGGTTGTGGCCTGGGTAGGCCTGTTGTACCTGCTGTTCCGTGGGCTATGGCCGTTGTTTGCCTCCCAGGTAAGCGAGTCAGCCATCGACAACTCGGCATTCGACGCGTTGGGCACTCTGGAAATCTACCTGTGGGTGGCATTGGTCAACGCTCTGATCCTGATCGGTTGGGCGCGTTATCAACAGCGCAAGAGCCGCAGCTTCGCTCAGCGCCGGTTGCCTTCGCCGGTCATCGACGATGCGGGACTGAGCAAAAGTTTCAAACTGAGCGACGACCGATTCCAGAAACTGCGCACGCCCGGGGTGATGACCATTCACAACGATCAGGAAGGCGATATCAGCAACGTAGTCACGCATTTCTGGCCGTTACAGCTGGAGAGTCTGCCGCCACCGCTGGCACCGCTGGAGCATCCGCGGGTGATCTTTCTGCATGCCGATGAGGGAGACAATCGCGAGCCCCTGCCCCGCTAA